In one window of Pseudomonas chlororaphis subsp. chlororaphis DNA:
- a CDS encoding C40 family peptidase: MSTSARLALIVLAALLSACASRTPPPAPVVRAPVFNTPQTFSPAAEDVLFRALGLVGTPYRWGGNTPDSGFDCSGLIGYVYRDAAGISLPRSTREMIGMRAPNVGKNALQTGDLIFFATNGGSQVSHAGIYVGEGRFVHAPATGGTVKLDSLSKAYWQKAYLSAKRVLQPEHLAHNP; encoded by the coding sequence ATGTCGACGTCGGCCCGCCTTGCATTGATCGTTCTCGCCGCGCTGCTCAGCGCGTGCGCCAGTCGTACCCCGCCACCTGCGCCCGTGGTACGTGCTCCCGTATTCAACACTCCCCAGACCTTCTCGCCGGCTGCCGAAGACGTGCTGTTTCGTGCGTTGGGCCTGGTGGGCACACCTTATCGCTGGGGCGGCAACACACCGGACTCCGGTTTCGATTGCAGCGGCCTGATCGGCTACGTCTATCGCGACGCCGCCGGTATCTCGCTGCCGCGCTCGACCCGCGAAATGATCGGCATGCGGGCACCGAATGTCGGCAAGAATGCCTTGCAGACCGGCGACCTGATATTTTTTGCCACCAATGGCGGTTCCCAGGTCAGCCACGCGGGCATCTATGTCGGCGAAGGCCGCTTCGTCCATGCGCCGGCCACCGGCGGCACGGTGAAGCTGGACAGTCTGTCCAAGGCCTATTGGCAAAAAGCCTACCTGAGCGCCAAACGCGTGCTGCAGCCAGAGCATCTGGCGCACAATCCTTAG
- a CDS encoding C40 family peptidase has product MLKRFAPLVPLALVTLLFGCATHSPVSQQEQQQQVQNSSKAQSSAIFQEELATEKELAEFADSKPYQLPVLADSILERGMSLIGTRYRFGGTSEAGFDCSGFIGYLFREEAGMNLPRSTREMINVDAPLVARNKLQPGDLLFFATNGRRGRVSHAGIYLGDDQFIHSSSRRSGGVRVDSLGDSYWSKTFIEAKRALAMAPTVVTARK; this is encoded by the coding sequence ATGCTGAAGCGCTTCGCACCCCTCGTGCCTCTTGCACTCGTTACCCTGTTGTTTGGTTGCGCCACCCACTCTCCGGTGAGCCAACAAGAGCAGCAACAACAGGTTCAAAACTCTTCAAAAGCCCAGTCTTCCGCTATTTTCCAGGAAGAGCTGGCAACCGAAAAAGAACTCGCCGAGTTCGCTGACAGCAAGCCTTACCAGCTGCCAGTGCTGGCTGACAGTATTCTCGAACGTGGCATGTCCCTGATCGGTACCCGTTACCGTTTCGGCGGTACCTCTGAAGCCGGTTTCGATTGCAGCGGTTTCATCGGCTACCTGTTCCGTGAAGAGGCCGGCATGAATCTGCCGCGCTCCACCCGTGAAATGATCAACGTTGATGCTCCGCTGGTTGCGCGTAACAAGCTGCAGCCGGGCGATCTGCTGTTCTTCGCCACCAATGGCCGCCGCGGTCGCGTAAGCCATGCTGGTATCTACCTGGGCGATGACCAGTTCATCCACTCCAGCAGCCGCCGCAGCGGTGGCGTGCGGGTGGACAGCCTGGGCGACAGCTACTGGAGCAAGACCTTCATCGAAGCCAAGCGCGCCCTCGCCATGGCCCCGACCGTGGTCACCGCACGCAAGTAA
- the hda gene encoding DnaA regulatory inactivator Hda, producing MKPIQLPLGVRLRDDATFINYYPGANAAALGYVERLCEADAGWTESLIYLWGKDGVGRTHLLQAACLRFEQLGEPAVYLPLAELLDRGIEILDNLEQYELVCLDDLQAVAGKADWEEALFHLFNRLRDSGRRLLIAASTSPRELPVKLADLKSRLTLALIFQMRPLSDEDKLRALQLRASRRGLHLTDEVGHFILTRGTRSMSALFELLERLDQASLQAQRKLTIPFLKETLGW from the coding sequence ATGAAACCGATTCAGCTGCCCCTAGGTGTGCGTCTGCGTGATGACGCCACCTTCATCAACTACTACCCAGGCGCCAATGCCGCTGCACTCGGCTATGTCGAGCGGCTTTGCGAAGCCGACGCCGGCTGGACCGAAAGCCTGATCTACCTCTGGGGCAAGGATGGGGTAGGGCGTACGCACTTGCTGCAGGCGGCCTGCCTGCGGTTCGAGCAGTTGGGGGAGCCAGCGGTCTATTTGCCCCTGGCGGAATTGCTGGACCGCGGCATCGAAATCCTCGACAACCTGGAACAGTACGAACTGGTCTGCCTGGATGACTTGCAAGCGGTGGCGGGCAAGGCTGACTGGGAAGAAGCGCTGTTTCATCTGTTCAACCGCTTGCGTGACAGCGGCCGGCGCCTGTTGATCGCGGCTTCGACCTCTCCCCGGGAGCTGCCGGTGAAGCTGGCGGACCTCAAATCCCGCCTGACCCTGGCGCTGATCTTCCAGATGCGCCCGCTCTCCGATGAAGACAAATTGCGTGCATTGCAATTGCGCGCCTCACGTCGCGGGCTGCACCTGACCGACGAAGTCGGGCACTTTATCCTGACGCGCGGTACCCGCAGCATGAGCGCCTTGTTCGAGCTGCTGGAGCGCCTTGATCAGGCGTCCTTGCAGGCTCAGCGCAAGCTGACCATTCCCTTCCTCAAGGAAACCCTGGGCTGGTAA
- a CDS encoding AI-2E family transporter: protein MADTRRWVWLGGLVLLCGFVYLLHPILTPFLVALLLAYLFDPLVDRLEKLGLSRTWGVVAVFALFTLIVMALLLVLVPMLAKQLLRLYELAPQMLDWLQHTAMPWAQSKLGLSDGFWKFDKVKAAISEHMGQTTDIVGVVLSQATASSLALIGWLANLVLIPVVSFYLLRDWDLMMAKIRSLLPRDREERVVALAGECHEVLGAFVRGQLLVMVALGMIYAAGLMLVGLELGLLIGLIAGLAAIVPYMGFVIGIGAALIAGLFQFGGDLYPMIGIVAVFMVGQALEGMVLTPLLVGDRIGLHPVAVIFAILAGGELFGFTGILLALPVAAVIMVLVRHVHDLYKDSDIYSGVEESEL from the coding sequence ATGGCTGATACGCGTCGATGGGTCTGGTTGGGTGGGTTGGTCCTGCTCTGTGGGTTTGTGTACCTGTTGCATCCGATCCTGACGCCGTTCCTGGTGGCCTTATTGTTGGCCTATCTGTTCGATCCGCTGGTGGACCGCCTGGAAAAGCTCGGGTTGTCGCGCACCTGGGGCGTGGTGGCGGTATTTGCCCTGTTCACCCTGATCGTCATGGCGTTGTTGCTGGTGCTGGTGCCTATGCTCGCCAAGCAACTGCTGCGCCTGTATGAACTGGCGCCGCAGATGCTCGATTGGCTGCAGCACACGGCAATGCCCTGGGCGCAGTCCAAGCTGGGCTTGTCCGATGGTTTCTGGAAGTTCGACAAGGTCAAGGCGGCGATCAGCGAGCACATGGGGCAGACCACCGATATCGTCGGCGTGGTCCTGAGCCAGGCAACGGCCTCCAGCCTGGCGCTGATTGGCTGGCTGGCCAACCTGGTACTGATTCCGGTGGTCAGCTTTTACCTGCTACGCGACTGGGACCTGATGATGGCGAAGATCCGCAGCCTGTTGCCCCGTGATCGCGAGGAGCGTGTGGTGGCGCTGGCGGGGGAATGCCATGAAGTGCTGGGGGCGTTCGTCCGTGGTCAGCTGCTGGTGATGGTGGCCCTGGGGATGATCTATGCAGCGGGCCTGATGCTGGTCGGGCTGGAACTGGGGCTGTTGATCGGTCTGATTGCCGGCCTGGCGGCCATCGTGCCGTACATGGGGTTTGTCATCGGCATCGGCGCGGCGCTGATTGCTGGGTTGTTCCAGTTCGGTGGCGACCTGTACCCGATGATCGGCATCGTGGCCGTGTTCATGGTCGGCCAGGCCCTGGAGGGCATGGTGCTGACCCCCTTGCTGGTGGGCGACCGGATCGGCCTGCACCCGGTGGCGGTGATCTTCGCGATTCTCGCCGGTGGTGAGCTGTTCGGTTTCACCGGCATCCTGCTGGCCTTGCCGGTGGCGGCGGTGATCATGGTGCTGGTGCGCCATGTGCACGACTTGTACAAGGATTCGGACATCTATAGCGGTGTAGAGGAGTCCGAGCTGTAA
- a CDS encoding DUF2066 domain-containing protein: MRLGKFLFVGCLSLVSLASHAETLNNLYQVREPVSSQAPGERDQATQRALETLVLRLTGDSKALQNPGLAAIRKDPQQIISQYGYDAGPPESLQVDFDPASTDRALRQAGLSLWGSNRPSILGWWLTDSSEGSSLVGDGQASATPLRRAALHRGLPLRLPLGDLNEQIVATAPNLEGSDPAPLRAASERYGADALLAVHASEEGGQWQAKWRLWLGDQKEQGSVQGADVPALADAVLLAVSQRLAPRFAVKPGASSEQLLEVQGMNLERYAALGRLLEPFGGRLQSVDGDRSVYRVSGSAEQLRAQLNLARLQEVPAGAVPVQPTVEGATPAPAPAAQLRFRW; encoded by the coding sequence ATGCGTTTGGGTAAATTTCTTTTTGTGGGCTGTTTGTCATTGGTCAGCCTGGCGAGTCATGCCGAAACCCTCAATAACCTGTATCAGGTCCGCGAACCGGTCAGCAGCCAGGCCCCTGGCGAGCGCGACCAGGCCACCCAGCGGGCCCTGGAAACCCTGGTATTGCGCCTGACCGGCGATAGCAAGGCCCTGCAGAACCCGGGACTGGCGGCGATCCGCAAGGACCCGCAGCAGATCATCAGCCAGTACGGCTACGACGCCGGTCCTCCCGAAAGCCTGCAGGTCGACTTCGACCCGGCCAGCACCGACCGGGCGTTGCGCCAGGCTGGCCTGTCGCTGTGGGGCAGTAATCGCCCGTCGATTCTCGGCTGGTGGCTGACCGACTCCAGTGAAGGTTCCAGCCTGGTGGGCGATGGCCAGGCCAGCGCCACGCCGTTGCGCCGTGCGGCCCTGCATCGCGGCCTGCCGCTGCGTTTGCCGCTGGGTGACCTGAATGAGCAGATTGTCGCTACGGCGCCGAATCTCGAAGGTTCCGATCCGGCGCCATTGCGCGCCGCGTCGGAGCGTTACGGCGCGGACGCTCTGCTGGCGGTGCATGCCAGTGAAGAGGGCGGTCAGTGGCAGGCCAAATGGCGCCTGTGGCTGGGTGACCAGAAGGAGCAGGGCAGCGTCCAGGGAGCTGATGTGCCGGCCTTGGCCGATGCCGTGCTGTTGGCGGTCAGCCAGCGCCTGGCCCCGCGTTTCGCGGTCAAGCCGGGCGCATCCAGCGAGCAGTTGCTGGAAGTGCAGGGCATGAACCTGGAGCGCTATGCGGCGTTGGGCCGTTTGCTCGAGCCCTTCGGTGGGCGTTTGCAGAGCGTCGATGGTGATCGTTCGGTGTACCGGGTCAGCGGCAGCGCCGAGCAGCTGCGTGCGCAGTTGAATCTGGCTCGGTTGCAGGAAGTCCCGGCGGGCGCTGTGCCTGTCCAGCCGACTGTCGAAGGCGCGACACCTGCGCCTGCACCGGCCGCGCAACTGCGTTTTCGCTGGTAG
- the purM gene encoding phosphoribosylformylglycinamidine cyclo-ligase, whose amino-acid sequence MSKQPSLSYKDAGVDIDAGEALVERIKSVAKRTARPEVMGGLGGFGALCEIPAGYKQPVLVSGTDGVGTKLRLALNLNKHDSIGQDLVAMCVNDLVVCGAEPLFFLDYYATGKLNVDVAATVVTGIGAGCELAGCSLVGGETAEMPGMYEGEDYDLAGFCVGVVEKAEIIDGSKVATGDALLALPSSGPHSNGYSLIRKIIEVSGADIETVQLDGKPLTELLMAPTRIYVKPLLKLIKDTGAVKAMAHITGGGLLDNIPRVLPKGAQAVVDVASWQRPAVFDWLQEKGNVDEHEMHRVLNCGVGMVICVAQEHVESALNVLREAGEQPWVIGQIASAAEGAAQVELKNLKAH is encoded by the coding sequence ATGAGCAAGCAACCCTCCCTGAGCTACAAAGACGCCGGTGTAGACATCGACGCCGGTGAAGCATTGGTCGAACGCATCAAGAGCGTCGCCAAGCGCACCGCGCGCCCGGAAGTCATGGGCGGCCTGGGCGGTTTCGGCGCCCTCTGCGAAATCCCGGCCGGCTACAAGCAGCCAGTACTGGTCTCCGGTACCGACGGCGTGGGCACCAAGCTGCGCCTGGCACTGAACCTGAACAAACACGACAGCATCGGCCAGGACCTGGTCGCCATGTGCGTCAACGACCTGGTGGTCTGCGGTGCCGAGCCGCTGTTCTTCCTCGACTACTACGCCACCGGCAAGCTGAACGTCGACGTTGCCGCCACCGTGGTTACCGGTATCGGCGCTGGCTGCGAACTGGCTGGCTGCTCCCTGGTCGGCGGTGAAACCGCTGAAATGCCCGGCATGTACGAAGGCGAAGACTACGACCTGGCCGGCTTCTGCGTCGGCGTGGTGGAAAAAGCCGAAATCATCGACGGTTCCAAGGTTGCCACCGGCGACGCCCTGCTCGCCCTGCCATCGTCCGGCCCGCACTCCAACGGCTACTCGCTGATCCGCAAGATCATCGAAGTCTCCGGTGCCGATATCGAAACCGTCCAGCTCGACGGCAAGCCGCTGACCGAACTGCTGATGGCCCCGACCCGCATCTACGTCAAGCCACTGCTCAAGCTGATCAAGGACACTGGCGCGGTCAAGGCCATGGCCCACATCACCGGCGGCGGCCTGCTGGACAACATTCCGCGTGTCCTGCCAAAAGGCGCCCAGGCCGTGGTCGACGTGGCCAGCTGGCAGCGCCCGGCGGTATTCGACTGGCTGCAAGAGAAAGGCAACGTCGACGAACACGAAATGCACCGCGTGCTGAACTGCGGCGTGGGCATGGTGATCTGCGTGGCTCAGGAGCACGTTGAAAGCGCCCTGAACGTCCTGCGCGAAGCCGGCGAACAACCTTGGGTCATTGGTCAGATCGCTAGCGCCGCCGAGGGCGCTGCCCAGGTCGAGCTGAAAAACCTCAAGGCACATTGA
- the purN gene encoding phosphoribosylglycinamide formyltransferase, whose amino-acid sequence MPATCDVVVLLSGTGSNLQALIDSTRGDDSPVRIRAVISNRADAYGLQRARDAGIDTRALDHKAFEGREAFDAALIELIDAFQPKLVVLAGFMRILSADFVRHYQGRLLNIHPSLLPKYKGLHTHQRALEAGDTEHGCSVHFVTEELDGGPLVVQAVIPVELHDSPQSLAQRVHVQEHRIYPMAVRWFAEGRLTLGEQGALLDGQLLAASGHLIRN is encoded by the coding sequence ATGCCAGCCACCTGTGATGTAGTGGTGCTGTTGTCCGGTACCGGCAGCAACTTGCAGGCCCTGATCGACAGTACCCGGGGCGACGACAGCCCGGTACGCATCCGCGCGGTGATTTCCAACCGCGCCGACGCCTACGGCCTGCAACGCGCCCGGGACGCAGGTATCGATACCCGCGCCCTCGATCACAAGGCATTCGAAGGTCGCGAGGCCTTCGATGCCGCGCTGATCGAACTGATCGACGCCTTCCAGCCCAAGCTCGTGGTGCTTGCCGGATTCATGCGCATTCTCAGCGCGGACTTCGTGCGGCACTATCAGGGTCGCCTGCTCAATATCCATCCTTCGCTGCTACCCAAATACAAAGGGTTACACACTCATCAGCGAGCGCTGGAGGCCGGAGACACCGAGCACGGCTGCAGCGTGCACTTTGTGACAGAGGAACTCGATGGCGGACCACTGGTCGTACAGGCAGTGATCCCGGTAGAGTTGCACGACTCGCCGCAAAGCCTGGCGCAGCGGGTCCACGTCCAGGAACACCGGATTTACCCAATGGCCGTACGCTGGTTTGCCGAAGGTCGACTCACACTCGGCGAACAGGGTGCTTTACTGGATGGTCAGTTACTGGCCGCCAGTGGCCACTTGATTCGTAATTAG
- a CDS encoding DUF3108 domain-containing protein has product MRRALLFACALLALPFAQAADLQPFSASYTADWKQLPMSGTAERSLEKKGDGTWKLSFKASMMIASLTEESTLTLDKDTLLPQSYHFERGGLGKAKKADLDFDWNAKMVTGTDRGDAVKIPLNRGMVDKSTYQLALQHDVAAGKKSMSYQVVDDGEVDTYDFRVLGSEKVDTKAGQIDAIKVERVRDPTQSKRITVMWFAKDWDYLLVRLQQVETDGKEYNIMLLNGTVNGKTVKGS; this is encoded by the coding sequence ATGCGTCGCGCCCTGCTCTTCGCTTGTGCTCTGCTCGCCCTGCCCTTCGCGCAGGCTGCGGACCTTCAACCCTTCTCCGCCAGCTATACCGCCGACTGGAAACAGCTGCCGATGAGCGGTACCGCCGAACGCAGCCTGGAAAAGAAAGGCGACGGCACCTGGAAGCTGAGCTTCAAGGCTTCGATGATGATCGCCAGCCTGACTGAAGAAAGCACCCTGACGCTCGACAAGGACACCCTGCTGCCGCAGTCCTATCACTTCGAACGCGGCGGCCTCGGCAAAGCCAAGAAGGCCGACCTGGACTTCGACTGGAACGCCAAGATGGTCACCGGCACCGATCGCGGCGATGCAGTCAAGATCCCGCTCAATCGCGGCATGGTCGACAAATCCACCTACCAGCTCGCTCTGCAGCACGATGTAGCCGCCGGCAAGAAAAGCATGAGCTACCAGGTCGTCGATGATGGCGAAGTCGATACCTACGACTTCCGTGTCCTGGGCTCGGAAAAAGTCGACACCAAGGCCGGCCAGATCGACGCGATCAAGGTCGAGCGCGTGCGCGACCCGACACAAAGCAAACGCATCACCGTCATGTGGTTCGCCAAGGACTGGGATTACCTGCTGGTTCGCCTGCAACAGGTCGAAACCGACGGCAAGGAGTACAACATCATGCTCCTAAACGGCACCGTCAACGGCAAGACCGTCAAAGGCAGCTAA
- a CDS encoding DUF2058 domain-containing protein, with product MSLSLRDQLLKAGLVNQKQAKQVSKEKQKQQRLVHKGQVEADDTQARLAQEAQAEKVKRDQELNRQQQEKAEQKARAAQIKQLIEVSRLPKLTTEDYYNFVDDKKVKRLSVNTLMRNKLSSGSLAIVHHAGGYEVIPREAALKIQERDPRRIVQLNTPTEAPDEDDPYAAYQIPDDLMW from the coding sequence ATGAGCCTTTCCCTTCGCGACCAGTTGCTCAAAGCAGGGCTGGTCAACCAAAAGCAGGCCAAACAGGTCAGCAAAGAGAAACAGAAGCAGCAACGCCTGGTCCATAAAGGGCAGGTCGAGGCGGACGATACCCAGGCGCGCCTGGCCCAGGAGGCGCAGGCCGAGAAGGTCAAGCGCGACCAGGAACTCAACCGCCAGCAGCAGGAGAAGGCCGAGCAGAAGGCCCGTGCCGCGCAGATCAAGCAACTGATCGAAGTGTCGCGCCTGCCGAAGCTGACCACCGAGGATTACTACAACTTCGTCGACGACAAGAAGGTCAAGCGCCTGTCGGTGAACACCCTGATGCGCAACAAGCTGAGCAGCGGCTCGCTGGCCATCGTGCACCATGCCGGCGGTTATGAGGTCATCCCGCGTGAAGCCGCGCTGAAGATCCAGGAGCGCGATCCACGGCGCATCGTTCAGCTCAACACGCCGACCGAGGCACCGGACGAGGACGATCCGTACGCGGCCTACCAGATCCCTGACGATCTGATGTGGTAA
- the mazG gene encoding nucleoside triphosphate pyrophosphohydrolase, with translation MYSLEDLLHLMARLRDPQYGCPWDIKQSYATIVPHTLEEAYEVADAIERGDFEHLQGELGDLLFQVVYYSQLAREEGRFEFDGVVDSITRKLIRRHPHVFPTGDLYAPLDIPRLDEEQVKQRWEEIKAEERAEKSAQPLQLSLLDDVPAALPALSRSAKLQKRAAQVGFDWPDALPVVDKIREELDEVLEAMSENDPQAIADEVGDLLFAVVNLARHLKVDPETTLRGANAKFERRFRFIEQALRDTRRPMEDCTLEELDALWGEAKRQEKNLPSCG, from the coding sequence ATGTACAGCCTTGAAGACCTGTTGCACCTGATGGCGCGGCTGCGGGATCCGCAGTACGGCTGCCCTTGGGATATTAAGCAGAGCTACGCCACCATCGTCCCCCACACCCTGGAAGAAGCCTACGAAGTGGCCGATGCCATCGAACGAGGCGATTTCGAGCACTTGCAGGGTGAGTTGGGCGATCTGCTGTTCCAGGTGGTGTATTACAGCCAGCTGGCGCGGGAGGAGGGGCGTTTCGAGTTCGATGGCGTAGTCGACAGCATCACCCGCAAGCTGATCCGTCGCCATCCCCATGTATTCCCTACCGGGGACCTGTACGCGCCGCTGGATATTCCGCGGCTGGATGAAGAACAGGTCAAGCAGCGCTGGGAAGAGATCAAGGCCGAGGAGCGTGCCGAGAAGTCGGCGCAGCCTTTGCAGTTGTCCTTGCTCGACGATGTGCCCGCGGCGCTGCCGGCGCTGTCCCGTTCGGCCAAGCTGCAAAAACGTGCGGCCCAGGTCGGTTTTGACTGGCCGGATGCCTTGCCGGTGGTGGACAAGATCCGCGAAGAGCTCGATGAAGTGCTCGAAGCCATGTCCGAGAATGACCCGCAGGCGATTGCCGACGAGGTGGGCGACCTGCTGTTCGCCGTGGTCAACCTGGCCCGACATCTGAAGGTCGATCCGGAAACCACCCTGCGTGGCGCCAATGCCAAGTTCGAGCGACGGTTCCGATTTATCGAGCAGGCATTGCGCGATACCCGCCGACCCATGGAAGATTGCACCCTCGAAGAGTTGGACGCCTTGTGGGGCGAAGCCAAACGTCAGGAAAAGAATTTGCCCAGCTGTGGCTGA
- the relA gene encoding GTP diphosphokinase codes for MVQVRAHQPINTDGSINLEAWLDHAVSVDMALDREALKEACEFAREAELQHIAAKNLSGEDMSSFSTGLEIAEILADLKLDQDSLVAAVLYRGVREGQIPLPAVSQRFGPVVAKLIDGVLRMAAISASLSPRQSLVLGTQAQVENLRKMLVAMVDDVRVALIKLAERTCAIRAVKNADDEKRNRVAREVFDIYAPLAHRLGIGHIKWELEDLSFRYLEPEQYKQIAKLLHERRLDRERFISDVMNQLQNELRATGVDADISGRAKHIYSIWRKMQRKGLEFSQIYDVRAVRVLVPEMRDCYTALGIVHTLWRHIPKEFDDYIANPKENGYRSLHTAVIGPEGKVLEVQIRTHAMHEEAELGVCAHWRYKGTDVKSGSNHYEEKISWLRQVLEWHEELGDIGGLAEQLRVDIEPDRVYIFTPDGHAIDLPKGATPLDFAYRVHTEIGHNCRGAKINGRIVPLNYSLQTGEQVEIITSKHGTPSRDWLNPNLGYVTTSRARAKIVHWFKLQARDQNVAAGKTLLERELNRLDLPQVDFDKLADKANMKTAEDMFAALGAGDLRLAQLVNLAQQLVEPERGNEQLELIPRKATGYKPGKRGDIQIQGVGNLLTQMAGCCQPLPGDAIVGYITQGRGVSIHRQDCASVLQLAGREPERIIQVSWGPVPVQTYPVDIIIRAYDRSGLLRDVSQVLLNERINVLAVNTRSNKEDNTALMSLTIEIPGLDALGRLLGRISQLPNIIETRRNRTP; via the coding sequence ATGGTACAGGTGAGAGCGCACCAGCCGATCAACACCGACGGCAGTATCAATCTCGAGGCGTGGCTCGATCATGCGGTCAGCGTCGACATGGCACTGGACCGTGAAGCCTTGAAAGAAGCCTGCGAGTTCGCTCGTGAGGCAGAGTTACAACACATCGCGGCGAAGAATCTCAGCGGCGAGGACATGTCGAGTTTCAGCACTGGCCTTGAGATCGCGGAGATCCTCGCCGACCTCAAGCTGGATCAGGATTCGCTGGTGGCCGCGGTGCTTTACCGTGGCGTCCGGGAAGGCCAGATCCCGCTGCCAGCCGTCAGCCAGCGCTTCGGCCCGGTGGTGGCCAAGCTGATCGACGGCGTGCTGCGCATGGCGGCGATCAGCGCCAGCCTCAGCCCCCGCCAATCCCTCGTGCTCGGCACCCAGGCCCAGGTGGAAAACCTGCGCAAGATGCTGGTGGCGATGGTCGATGACGTGCGTGTGGCGCTGATCAAGCTGGCCGAGCGGACCTGCGCGATCAGGGCGGTGAAAAACGCCGACGACGAGAAGCGCAACCGGGTCGCCCGGGAAGTCTTCGACATCTATGCACCGCTGGCGCATCGCCTCGGTATCGGCCATATCAAATGGGAGCTGGAGGACCTGTCCTTCCGCTACCTGGAGCCTGAGCAGTACAAGCAGATCGCCAAGTTGCTGCACGAGCGGCGCCTTGATCGCGAGCGTTTCATCTCCGACGTGATGAATCAGCTGCAGAATGAGCTGCGGGCCACCGGCGTCGACGCCGACATCAGCGGCCGGGCCAAACATATCTATTCGATCTGGCGCAAAATGCAGCGCAAGGGCCTGGAGTTCAGCCAGATCTACGACGTGCGCGCGGTGCGCGTGCTGGTCCCGGAAATGCGCGATTGCTACACCGCGCTGGGGATCGTCCACACCCTGTGGCGGCACATTCCGAAAGAGTTCGACGACTACATCGCCAACCCCAAGGAGAACGGTTACCGCTCGCTGCACACGGCGGTCATCGGCCCTGAGGGCAAGGTCCTGGAAGTGCAGATCCGCACCCACGCGATGCACGAAGAGGCTGAGCTGGGGGTCTGCGCCCACTGGCGCTACAAGGGCACCGACGTCAAATCCGGTTCCAACCACTACGAAGAGAAAATCTCCTGGCTGCGCCAGGTGCTCGAGTGGCATGAGGAACTGGGGGATATCGGCGGCCTGGCCGAGCAGCTGCGGGTGGATATCGAGCCAGACCGGGTCTACATCTTCACCCCCGACGGCCACGCCATCGACTTGCCGAAAGGCGCGACCCCGCTGGACTTCGCCTACCGCGTGCACACCGAGATCGGTCACAACTGCCGGGGCGCGAAGATCAACGGGCGCATCGTGCCGCTCAACTACAGCCTGCAGACCGGCGAGCAGGTCGAGATCATCACCAGCAAGCACGGCACGCCGAGCCGCGACTGGCTGAACCCGAACCTGGGGTATGTCACCACCTCGCGGGCGCGGGCGAAGATCGTCCACTGGTTCAAGCTGCAGGCGCGGGATCAGAACGTAGCGGCGGGCAAGACCCTGCTCGAACGCGAACTCAATCGCCTCGACCTGCCGCAGGTGGATTTCGACAAGCTGGCCGACAAGGCCAACATGAAAACCGCCGAGGACATGTTCGCGGCACTGGGGGCGGGCGACCTGCGCCTGGCGCAACTGGTCAACCTGGCTCAGCAACTGGTGGAGCCGGAGCGCGGCAACGAACAGCTGGAACTGATCCCGCGCAAGGCCACCGGCTACAAGCCCGGCAAGCGCGGCGACATCCAGATCCAGGGCGTCGGCAACCTGCTGACCCAGATGGCCGGCTGCTGCCAGCCGCTGCCGGGGGATGCGATCGTCGGTTACATCACCCAGGGCCGCGGGGTGAGCATTCACCGCCAGGACTGTGCCTCGGTGCTGCAACTGGCCGGCCGCGAGCCGGAGCGGATCATCCAGGTCAGCTGGGGCCCGGTGCCGGTGCAGACCTACCCGGTGGACATCATCATTCGCGCCTACGACCGCTCCGGCCTGCTGCGTGACGTGTCCCAGGTGCTGCTCAACGAGCGGATCAACGTGCTGGCGGTCAACACCCGCTCGAATAAGGAGGACAACACCGCGCTGATGTCCCTGACCATCGAGATTCCGGGGCTGGACGCGTTGGGGCGGCTGCTGGGGCGTATTTCCCAGTTGCCGAACATCATCGAGACCCGCCGTAACCGTACCCCTTGA